The Patescibacteria group bacterium genomic sequence CTGTGTTTTGGATATCGCCTAAAACTTCTGTGGCGGCTGGGAGAGCGGCGCTTTTCGCGTTCCGCACTTCCCCTCTTGCCTCCGCCACTAAACTATTCCACTCCCCGCAAGTCGTGCATCTTCCCTGCCAAGTCAAAAACTCGGCTCCGCACTTAGAACAGATATAAATTGTCTTGACCTTGCTCATTTTTCCAGAAATCAATACTATCTTATTATTCTAAACAGCTTAATTAAAAATGTAAAATGCAAAATTAAAAATTACAATTCAAAATTTAAAAATTAACTTTGTAAAACCCAAATCAAATTGTCGTCCCATTAATCTCTAAAAGATAACAAAAATCAATTTTAAACCTTAAACTGTAATTTTGCCACGCCCGCCATGCTAGCCTAAGCGGCTAGATTAGACGTTGCGGACGGGCATTTTAAACTTTTAATTTTGAACTTTATTTAGCTCTGCCTCTATGATTCCGCTCAACTCTTCAAACGACACTGCTCCCTCCACTTTTTGATTATTCACAAACAATGTCGGGGTGGCGGAAATGCCGGCGGAAATGCCGGCATCTAAATCTTCCATTATTTTCAACTTCGATTCACCCTGATTCATGCAGGTATTGAATTTTGTCATTTCCAAACCCGCTTTTTCCGCTAAGGAGGCAAGAAGGCTTTCGGTAATACGGGCGCTGTTCGCGAAAATTAAATCGTGGAGCTCCCAAAACTTGCCCTGCTCCCACGCGCATTCCCCCATCTCGTGCGCCAGCGGGGAAAGAGGATGGATATTTTCAATCGGTAAATCCCGAAAAACAAATTTCACCCGCGTGCCATACTTACTTTTTAATTGAGGCAAGGCGGTCTTGGCAAACTCGGCGCAATAGGGGCATAAAAAATCAGAAAATTCCACAATGGTTACTTTGGCGCCCTCCGGCCCCCACGAAGGATTCCCTTCGCCGGCTAAATTATTATATCCCGCGCTTCCCGCCACCATTTGGGACGGATTATCAGCGCTTGGCGCGGAAGGAGCGGCTTCCGTCCCTTCTTCTATTGTTGTTTCGCCGGCGGTATTCTCACTTTTAGCGCGGGCTAAATAACTGTTTTCCGGGGTCTGCAACGCGTGTATTCCCTCCTCATCATAGGCGAAAAGTTTGCCTTGGTCCACATTGTCCGTGTTTGGACTCACGACTTCAGCTAAATTCCCCCCCATTTGCGTTCCTAACGCACTAAAAGAAATCTGCCGGCTCTTCATCCCTCGCCAAAAAAGAACTCCGCCGCCAACGGCGGTTAGAGTGATAACTAGAAGGATAACTTTATCTAAACGATGAATCATATCTGAAGATTACTGAATAAAAAGTGTTAAGTTTAAATCTTGTAACTTGTAACTCATAACCTATAACTCAAGCACTTTCCTTCTTGTGTTACAAGTTACAAGTTTCAAGTTACAAATCCTTTATCTAAATTTTACGTTTTTCGTTCTACATTGTGCGCTATTTAATCCAACCTTAATGCATACACCCCGTTACCCGCGTCGGTAAAATAAAGTTTGTCTTCGGTGGATGAAAGCCAAAGGTTAGTGGCGTCAAATCTCGCGTCCGATTCGGATTCATCATAAAGTTTTCGCTTTTCCCCGGTTTTGGTATTGATTTCCCAAAAATTATCAATGCTTTCATCGTCCACGCTCGCTTGCGCGCCAAGGGGCTCTGAAGGCACGGCGCAATAAAGCTTCTCACTCGTTTTATTCCAGACGCATTTCTCAATAAAGCTCTTGATCCCTAAATTATAATTGTTCGTCCCGGTCAAGTCAACGACCCAGAGATATTGTTCATAATTCTCCGCCGATACCGCCTCGTAAAGCAAACGACTGCCGTCCCGGCTCCACTTTGCTTTTTCGCCATAGCCTTCTAAGCGGATCGGGACGCCCGCCGCCCCATCCTTATAAACCAGATAGACGCTGCGTTCCGCCCCGTAAGCGTAATTCTGCAATATCGCCACGGGTCCGTTTAATTGCGGCGAACTTCCGGCAAGCAGCTTGGCATAACCTAAATCCTTAATCTTTTCCCAGTTATTGCCATCCGCGTCCGCGATAATGAGCTGCCTTTCCCCTTCGTTTTCCTGCCACTCGTATACAATCTTAGTACCGTCGGCAAACCAGGAAAACTGGGTCGCGGCGGGCATTAGTTTAGTGGACTGACCCGTCCCCACATTAAAATGATAATGATCGCCATTCCCGAAACCCAGAATCGCCTGCGTCTTGTCCGGAGACCAAATTACCTCGCTGACATTAGTAAAAACACTGTCGCTGTAAGGAACGGCTTCTCTGCCATCTTGCAAGACGCGAAAAAACTTGCCTTGATCAACATCATAATAAACAATTTCATTGCCTTTCAAAGCGAAACTTAAAACGCGATTCTCCACAACCTGGGTTACTTTAGAAACCTCGGGCACAATGGTTTGACCATTCGCTTGCGCTGGCGCCGTCGCTTGCGGCTCCGCAACGGGAGCGGACGCGGAAGGGGCAGGAGGTAATTTTTGCGGCGGACTGGAAAAAAATAAAAGATAAATAAGCGATCCTAAAATCACCAGAATTAAAACGCCAATAATGATAAGGAAAACTTTACGGGACATAGTAGACAAATTAAAATGTAAAAATCTCCACCCTAGACGGATCGGCCTCGGGCCGAAAAATTAAAATGACAGTGTAAAATTTTAAAATGAGAATTCACCATTTAAGATTTCATTGGAGGTCGCGCGAAAGCGCGACACGAGTCAGTGTCAGACTTTCGTCTTTACAGGGCCTTCGGTCTGACCTCCAAAGCGCGACGCGGTAAATACCGTGGCATGGATTCCCCTAAAATCAAGTTTTTTACTTAGCACAATCCATAATTATTGTGTTTGTAACAGAACTGTATTGCACTTATAGTTATTACCATCTTTTTGACAAAGTCCATACTGGCCGCCTATTGCTTGTTGGCAAGCTCTTTCCATTGCAACATCTTTATCCGTACACTGCCGTGTGGGTTCGGAGGGGGATATTAACAGATGCGAGCTGCCATTGAAGCAAACTGCTGTCGGCGGCTTACTCCAATCAGCTGGGTTAATAGGTTTTCCGTGGCATTTTTCCCTTAAATCCTCTGTCCCCTTGTTAGAATCTCCACTACAGGTAGGGGAACAAATCTCGGTTAAACTAGAACATAGATTTTTTCCTCCCAGGCAAAAACCATCTTTACCGTCTTTTTTACAAGGATACATTCCCTTGCAATTCAGATCTGGCACATCCTTGAGACGGGTGAAGCCGCATTCTGTGTCGTTGGTGCAAAGACTCTGAATATCTAGACATGTCACCACACCAACTTCTTCCAAACAAGTTCCCTGCTTATTGGTATTGATGGCGGTGTAGCAGGCCTTATTTTTACAAATAGTTTTCGGATTGCCATTGCATTCTTCAGCGCAATTGGTTTTGTCGACATCACAAGCGCAAATGCCGCCAACATTGGATTGTGGCGCGCAATAGCCCGGTATGGCACCCTTTTTACAAACATCTCCTACTCGCTTTTTCAAGGCAGGACTGCATTCTGGCACCGAATCCGTGGGGCAGAAGGCGGCGCCGGCTGAATTATCTTGCTCAATCTTAGTCACTGCCTCCCTCAAACTCTCGGACAGCTTTTCGTTGTCCCACGTCAAATTAATTAAATCAGGATTCACAAACCTCAACAGGACAAAAGACGTTAAACCCAAAGCCAAGCCGCCGATAGCGTAAAAAATACGGGTCTTCGCTTGTTTCGCCTGATCCCCGCCCAAAGAGGTTAGGTATTGATAACCGCCGACCATTATCATCACCACTCCCGCGATCGCCATTAAGACTAAACCCAAGTCATAAAGAATGAAAATTAAAACCACGGGATTTTTAATACAGCGGCCGTTCTGTGTGTAGTCTTTCAACGATCCTAACCCTGTCAAATTTCTATCAAATACAACTGGAAGGGGAAATTTTAACCAAGTCCCTTCCGTCTTTTCGCATTCTGTTTGAGTTGCGCGGCTGACGCTAGGCATAGCCAAACCGCCAAGGAAAATCACCAAGAAAATAAGGAAAAAATATTTTTTCATAAGAATTTGTGTTTTGAGATTTGAGTGCTGTGAATTATGGAACTTTCGTAAAATCATAAAATATTCATGAGGAGCCTCTCCCTCCCCCTCTTGTCTCCCCTCTTCGGGCAAGGGGAGTGAAAATCTTCCTCCCCTTGGAAAGCGGGAGGTGGGGTGGGGTTCTGGGTTTTTCCAAATAAAGTGAATTTCATAATTCAAGATAAAAAATAGAATGCTGCAAATTATGGCGGAGTCAAATTCTCCGCGCAATCACACTCCGCGTCCTTGATGCTCAAATGAATATGATTAGCACTTGTGGTCTCGTTCAGAAAACCCGCGTCAAGATTCATCTGTGTGCCACACAAACTTGCTTCCGCCCTTAACCGGACATAGATTTGATCACCAATTTTATTTCTTTTTGTGCTATCAACAGGTTGAACATCAAAAGCCACTGACTGGTTGCAATTATGCCCTCCATAATGGCAGGACCATTGACCATGGGCGCAGGCGGGATCGGTCCAGTTATTTCCCTGACAGGTGGCAAGACCCGCGCCATCAGAAAGAGAGGTAACCTGCCAGGCATTAGTGTCAGCAGGAAAACCGCTATGAATACAATTAATAAAATCAATGAGCTGCGGATCCGCTTCATTTAACTGACTACCCCCCGCGACCAAATTAGCTTGCCAGCCATTGGGCTCTCCCGTCTCGCCAGAAGATCCATAAGAAGAACCGCCCAGATTGCCATAGCCCATGCCCCCTGGCGTTTTAAAAACAGAGCAGAAAGCCTGACCCGAAGCAGTGCCGTCACAGTCTTTTTGCGCTTTGACATAAAAAACAATTACTACCACTAAGATAATGACTAATATAATAATTGCGATAATAAGAGCCACTAACCCGCCTCCTGCCACTATCGCGGCGCCCGCCCTTGCAAGAGCAGAACCTGCCGCCCTTCCTGCGCCTCCCGCAGCTCTTCCCGCGGCTCCCGCGGCCGGACCCGCTTTTGGCACGGCAGCTCGCGGCCGAAGTTTGGCAGGAACTTTGATTTTCGCAGGTTTTTTGGGCGCTATTTTCTCCGGCTGCCGCAACTCCTTCAAACGTCTCTGAAATTCTGCTTCTTTTCTTCTTTTTTTTATCTCTTTCTTACCCCTCTCTTCTGCCGCCTTCTTTATCCTGTCCATTATATCTTCGCCTTCCTCCTCTTCGCCTGCTCCCTCCCCCTCCACCTCCCCCTCGGGCAGGGGGAGAGCCTCTCCTTCCCCTTCTTCGCCCGCTCCCTCGCCCTCCCCTTCTTCCTCCGGAACTTCCCCGAATTCCGGGACTTCCTCTTTTTCCTCTTTCTCTTGGTCTGCCGCTGGCTTCTCCTCTTTCTCCTTGCCCACGCCCTGACCGGATAAAGCTTCTCTCCTTTTATATTCTTCCTCCTGCCTTCTTGCTTCCTCTTCTCGTGCCGCTTGGCGGGCAAGATAGCTTTTCTTTTTTGCCTTTGCCGCTATTCCAGCCACCGCGGCTCCTATTGCTACCTTTTTAATCCTGCGCCGCGCTGTGTCCCATTGCTTCTTATATTCCTCATCCAAAACGCCAGCAACCCCTTGATCTCCTTCCTCGGTAATGCGAGTATCTTTGCGCTTAATCGGGGTTCCGCGAGTCCCGCGTCCTACTGCCTTGAGCGACGCGGACTTTTGCACATCTATATCCATATTCTTACCGCTAAAATCAATATTTTGTCCTTGAGAATTATCACGTTCTGCCATAATGTTTTTTAGAAAATTTTAATCCGCCCAAGAAGCGCGATCCACCCTCCATTCATCTTGACCGGCGAGGTTCGTTTCCACGACCAAATTTAAAAGAAGATTGGCATAATGGCTCTCGCTTACTTCACCCCTTTGGATCGTGCGCTCGGTTACTGCTAAAATCTTTGCTTGTTTCTTCTCTTGGCTCAAAACAACTGTTTCCAAGACCATGGTTTTCCATTCAAATGGTAAGCCGCTATATCGTTCAGCGCATTGTTCTTCAATGATGCCTTCAGACTCGGCGCGGAAACGGCCCGACATATAATCTAAAAGAGCTTTGATGTTTTGACAATTATCCGCGCTGGAAAAAGTGCCCCACACCTCCGTAAAATCGCGGGCTAAGGTTCTCAATTCTGATTCGGCATTTATCCCTTCATCAACAACATCCACGGCTTGCGGCGCTACGGGCAAAGACGGCGCGGAAGACGGGGTTGTCTCCGTCGCTATTCCCGAAGGAGTGATAGAAGGAGACGCGCTTCCATCCCCTGTTTTATTTTTGCAACCGAAACCCCCTGTCGTCATCAGGATAAAACAGAGAGTCATAAAAATGGTGAATTTTTTATTTTTTAAAAGCATGCTTAAAGGATAATTTTCAATTTCTAATTTCTAATTTTTATTAAATTTTCAATGAATCAATTTTTAATGCTTAAATAATTTAGAGGACTGAATAATTTCGAAAGACTGTTTAGAAATTTAAGAATTAAAAATTGATTAAAAATTAAAAAATAAAAATTAAAAATTTATCATCACTCTGCGCTTTTTGTCTCATCTTCATTTAACTCCATACCTTCGTTTGCTGACATTTCCACACCATTTTGCCCTTGCGCTCGCGCGAAATCTTCCTTCGCGCGGGCAATCTCAATCAACTGCTTCGGGTCGGAAGTAATAATCTGGTCCTCGGAATAAGAAGCGACGATTTTAATCGCCACATGCTTATTGCCGGCAAAGAAGATGCCCTCGCCCACATCCGAAGCTAAAAGCAAATATTTCTCTTCTTGGGTGAGATGGAAAACAGAGGCGACCAAATCAATCGCGGCTGGGGATTGCCGCAGAAGGAGCTGAATTGAAGAATTAGTAACAATCGCCTGACCATGCCGCGTGGATAAGAAGTCATTAACGTCCTGGCTAATCGTAGTCAAACCGAGATAATATTTACGCGCTCTCTTGGCAATAGAAAAAAGAAACATCGCGGAATCTTCATGCTCCATCAGCCACCACGCCTCATCCACCATCAGAATCCTTTTTTTGAGTTCTGCCCGCACAATATTCCAGATATAATTCAAAACAATATACATCCCAATCGGACGCAGTTCGTCTTCCAAATCGCGGATACTGAAAACGACGAACTGCTTGTCCAGACTGATATTAGTCGGCTCGTTAAATATGCCCGCGAAAGTCCCCTCGGTAAATTTAGAAAAAACCTGGGCAATGCTCTGCGCCCCTTCGGTGCTTTGCAAAATACGCTCAAAGTCCGTCATCGTCGGCATTTCTTTGCCCTCCCAAGAAGTATCAGGCGTAATGCCTTTGGAAGCATAAGTTTGAATCAATACTTCATCCAGCAGGGCGTCAGCTTCAGGGGTGATGCCGCCTAAGATTAATTTTGCCAACCCTTTAAGATTAATAATCGCCTCCCGTAAAATATCAGTGGGATTAGTTTCGTGGGAGGCAATGGTTAAATCAAAGGGGTTAATGCGATAAGGAGAGGCTAAAGAAATTTCCAAAAAGCTCCCTCCCACCGCGTTCGCCAAATATTTATATTCATTTTCAGGGTCAATCACTAAAACATCCGCCCCCAGCATTAGGCTGCGCAAAATCTCTAGTTTAATCGCATAGCTTTTCCCCGCTCCGGATTTTCCGAAAACGACTGCGTTCGCGTTTTCCAAGGAAAAACGATCAAAAAGGACTAAACTATTATTGTGGCGGTTGATGCCGTAGAGAACTCCCTCGTTAGAAGAAAGTTCATAGGACACGAAGGGAAAACTCGTGGACAGAGGGGAGGTATTGAGATTATTGGTGATAAAAATCTCATCATTGCCCAAGGGAAGGGTGGAAATAAAACCCTGTTCGGCTTGGAAAACCGCCTGTTTGGTGTAAATCAAACGCGAACCGAGGAGATTTTCCACTCTCTTCGTATTTTTATTTAATTGTTTTAAGGAACTGCCATAGATTGTAATGTAGAGAGCGAACTTAAACAACCTCTCGGTCCCCTGCTGCAGAGAATCGCGCAAGGCTTCCACATTCTTGTAGGCATTTTCCAAAACCGGATTGCGCACCTTGCCATGCTCCTGCTCCACCGCGATACTAGAAGATATCTTAGCTAGAGTTTTGGTGAGATTCTTCAAAACCGTGTTTGAGCTTTGGGGATAAATGAACATCCCAACATCAAAAATGGCGTCCATATTGATCACCGGCGTAAACCAATCCGTATGCAAATAACGCGGATAAGTATAAACAAAGAGGGTGCGGGAAAAATACTCGCCAATCTGGACATAGCGCGAAGTAACGCGCATTGCCGAAGGGGCTAAGAGATCTCGCAAGGTCGCTACCCCTTCCAAATATGCCTTTTGCGCCTCCAGAATATTAATCTTCTCCTCCTGGCTTAAACCTAAACGCGAAGGCGCGCCAGGACCAAGAATTTCCAGGATAGACTCCTCTTTTTGAGCAGGAGGAGTATTTTGGTTGACTTTATTTTTATTGTTGAACATCAAAACAAATTAAAAATGAAAAATGAAAAATTTAAAATTACAATTTAAAATGTAAAAAGAATTGGCTTGAAAGATTTTTAATTTTGCATTGTGGTTTTTCATTTTGCATTTTGCATTTTTAATTTATACCACATTCAACTGCTTAATGTCGGTCATCGGCTGATTTTTGGAAGTCGCGGGATTATAAATATTATAAAATAGCTCAATCAATTCTTGGGTGTTCAGGCGCACGCTTTTCAATCCCATGGCATTCAGAAGCCCCTCCACTCGCGCCACGCGTTGATTCAATAAACTATTATATTTTTGAAATTGCTTCTCATTCTGGCTGATCACCTCCGCGGGACGCAATAAATTTCTCATTCTTGCCATCACACCCAATTCTCTCGCTTCCGTAAAGGCGTAAGGAATCACAATGTAAAAACGTTTCCGCATAATCTTTCCCCACTCTACCAGATTGCTCACATATTCCCGATATTCAATGGTCTGAATACGCAAAAGTTCATTAGTCTGCTTTTTCTCTAATTCTTCCAAACTTTTTAGATAACTTTCAATATTGAGTTCCCTGGACTGAATCACAAACTGCATTGGAAAATCTAAAGAGTTGAGAAAATTCTGGTAACCATAAATAACGGAATTTTGTTCTTCCACGCTCTTTAAGGAAAAATTTAAGCTGGAAACCATCAAAATCGCGCGCAAGGTGCCATCCCGCAAAACCACGGTATTGTCTCTGACACCCGTAATATCTAAAAACTGCTGGGTGGATTTCTTGGTTTTTGCCTTCGCCAGTTTGGGCGAATGAAGGTTCTCTCTCTTATTTTGCGGCTCTTTATTGCCACTTGCAAGGTTCTCTTTTGGATCTTTGTTTTTTGAAAACATGAAAGCTTAAAACTTAAAAAGTAAAGCGTAAATAAAAATTTAAAGCTTGGTGATGAAAATTTTGTAACTTGTAACTTGAAACTTGTAACACAAGGGATGGAATACTTGAGTTACAGGTTATAAGTTGTAAGTTATAAGTTGTAAAAAATATGGTTTTACATTTTGCGCTGCTGTTTCGCATTTTTATTTTACTCTTTTACGCTTTCATTACGATGTCTCTAGCGCCTTCTCAATATGAGATAAACTGCCACGTTTCATATGGGCCTTGACTACCTCTCTTTTCTCCGCGCCTTCGGCAAACGAAACCTTGATCGTATTCTTAGCGGTTAACTTGCCTGTTTCGCGGCGCCAAATCCGGATCGGAGGCTTTAAATAGAAACCAAAAACAGCTAAAACAAAATAAATAAACGGCCGATCATTGACTTTTATAAACGCGAAAGCGGAAGTGATCGCGAGGGTCGGAATGGTTATGACAATAAAGAGAGATAAATCAAAGAAAAACCAATAAATCAATTCCACGGCGGCGGCGGCGAGAAAATAAAGAAACTGCTTAATGGTGAGGGGTCCCACCACCTTGTCTTCTATGTCAATAAATTGGGGAACAGTAGCTTGCATAAAAACAAATTAAAAATGAAAAATGAAAAATCACAATTTAGTATTGAAATTTTCTGCTCGCGTCGGCAATAGCGTTGAATTCCTCTTCGGTCAAATAAGGCTCTCCTTGCATCATCCTCCTTTTGGCAATCTCCGTGATCGTCTTGCCTTGAGCAATGCTTTCGCCGCCGATCATAATATATAATTTATAAGGCCCCGAGCCTCGCCAAGCCTCTATACTCTGAAATCGGGCAAGTTCGCTCTTACCCACCAAACTATTCACCTGCGCGACGAGACGACTTGACGCTTCGCTGGGCTGACGAATTTTAAAATTCTCCAAACCCAAATTTTTAAGGTCGTTAACACTCTTGATTGCCTCAATGGCAAGCCCGGCA encodes the following:
- a CDS encoding PrgI family protein — protein: MQATVPQFIDIEDKVVGPLTIKQFLYFLAAAAVELIYWFFFDLSLFIVITIPTLAITSAFAFIKVNDRPFIYFVLAVFGFYLKPPIRIWRRETGKLTAKNTIKVSFAEGAEKREVVKAHMKRGSLSHIEKALETS
- a CDS encoding ATP-binding protein — protein: MFNNKNKVNQNTPPAQKEESILEILGPGAPSRLGLSQEEKINILEAQKAYLEGVATLRDLLAPSAMRVTSRYVQIGEYFSRTLFVYTYPRYLHTDWFTPVINMDAIFDVGMFIYPQSSNTVLKNLTKTLAKISSSIAVEQEHGKVRNPVLENAYKNVEALRDSLQQGTERLFKFALYITIYGSSLKQLNKNTKRVENLLGSRLIYTKQAVFQAEQGFISTLPLGNDEIFITNNLNTSPLSTSFPFVSYELSSNEGVLYGINRHNNSLVLFDRFSLENANAVVFGKSGAGKSYAIKLEILRSLMLGADVLVIDPENEYKYLANAVGGSFLEISLASPYRINPFDLTIASHETNPTDILREAIINLKGLAKLILGGITPEADALLDEVLIQTYASKGITPDTSWEGKEMPTMTDFERILQSTEGAQSIAQVFSKFTEGTFAGIFNEPTNISLDKQFVVFSIRDLEDELRPIGMYIVLNYIWNIVRAELKKRILMVDEAWWLMEHEDSAMFLFSIAKRARKYYLGLTTISQDVNDFLSTRHGQAIVTNSSIQLLLRQSPAAIDLVASVFHLTQEEKYLLLASDVGEGIFFAGNKHVAIKIVASYSEDQIITSDPKQLIEIARAKEDFARAQGQNGVEMSANEGMELNEDETKSAE
- a CDS encoding thioredoxin domain-containing protein codes for the protein MIHRLDKVILLVITLTAVGGGVLFWRGMKSRQISFSALGTQMGGNLAEVVSPNTDNVDQGKLFAYDEEGIHALQTPENSYLARAKSENTAGETTIEEGTEAAPSAPSADNPSQMVAGSAGYNNLAGEGNPSWGPEGAKVTIVEFSDFLCPYCAEFAKTALPQLKSKYGTRVKFVFRDLPIENIHPLSPLAHEMGECAWEQGKFWELHDLIFANSARITESLLASLAEKAGLEMTKFNTCMNQGESKLKIMEDLDAGISAGISATPTLFVNNQKVEGAVSFEELSGIIEAELNKVQN
- a CDS encoding pilin produces the protein MKKYFFLIFLVIFLGGLAMPSVSRATQTECEKTEGTWLKFPLPVVFDRNLTGLGSLKDYTQNGRCIKNPVVLIFILYDLGLVLMAIAGVVMIMVGGYQYLTSLGGDQAKQAKTRIFYAIGGLALGLTSFVLLRFVNPDLINLTWDNEKLSESLREAVTKIEQDNSAGAAFCPTDSVPECSPALKKRVGDVCKKGAIPGYCAPQSNVGGICACDVDKTNCAEECNGNPKTICKNKACYTAINTNKQGTCLEEVGVVTCLDIQSLCTNDTECGFTRLKDVPDLNCKGMYPCKKDGKDGFCLGGKNLCSSLTEICSPTCSGDSNKGTEDLREKCHGKPINPADWSKPPTAVCFNGSSHLLISPSEPTRQCTDKDVAMERACQQAIGGQYGLCQKDGNNYKCNTVLLQTQ